The Eurosta solidaginis isolate ZX-2024a chromosome 4, ASM4086904v1, whole genome shotgun sequence genome includes a window with the following:
- the LOC137248817 gene encoding zinc finger protein 585A-like: MKETNYETLRKMQKITHKNLHTFCRTCLEEFDDKSSIMGEKFNIQEDELLQECMALLCSSMPLLDDIQLPKFVCHKCYEKLKAFHDFRYQTMHSLCILNNLTKELNKATEDYRLDSGQGSEMKLADEICGSKNRDDGIYIQEASGDTNPTRSHEKLQNCIANAVAKILQDPIDYAHNHTSETRSGELDEIEINISDMKMPAADAEALTILKTIKNEPNPLPLEQLLKTSSVQDIGYDAEYGKSNEDYSNLSSRLVTKTKSKKSVCMNIKKSTKNIQGKKSTSSQSNAVIGSGAKFKCDQCPRLCMTWENYEAHLRTHQGLKPFVCEQCGRSFNKADRCRLHVREMHAPVALQYICTYEGCDKVFTREGTYQRHYQLKHKYVKREPRKFVCEVCGSTYTNATKFKEHCYKHAPVEEYPFKCNDCGKRYRANKSFKEHQLRHSGVKKFICPYCGMKKPTKYELRSHINSHTKERQWSCTNCSSVFSSSANLGRHLRVVHKGLREFACSYCDERFGKKETLRHHEMRHTGEKPHGCEICSKRFIQAVSLRTHMKVHNKCSNARSQSKLPLNENFETIVERTVNSEADSTVINMSWTKLIKMNKLSRNNLQEFCRTCLSSLQNQNKNEWEDDAPKHLGSNTNIGNYTNSKHKRYDLSVLPQVKKLFVLFTSLDIPKEKDEIYPRSLCQLCYDKIIDFQEFRNLAINSAEVLFKIVNNLSDDNVQDVKNARIFQQTPDDFDKQFKKQAQITQNDYQSNDDDDKLLLPELAPLAKQSIKSEPLDYNNASDPSSEVILPNDDCTADDFSKPFVKNEIDLEYLEDDDSLFNSISDDSDDQEQSLPIKNEADMEESRQRTSNGSTRKRDRNKRVLKCPLCDKQAYKQVYLDAHIRAIHEGHEKPFLCVECQKSYTRYDQLYTHIQSKHCVEQKFICGLVGCDASFESIKTLETHRHVVHTATSFEFQQMLELHQTQLSMEKKNEQWTCQLCLKNYSSKRALYDHQRRHSEVRNHICKVCGVGKVTSRELQIHMRTHTPNLEKFKCSLCPQEFNHKNAISRHVRVVHEGQRRFACNYCPKRFGTRNSQVCHERLHTGERPYNCKICHKSYPQIEGLKSHMKSHDKNLRKHVCSICTQRFITKKNLIDHEKRHQGYKPHICNVCSRGFFSAVDLEVHKRSHSAEEIRAEMTRVSYEAYQEQHANDSYEAKDVKEERYKSTNGRGSEQFLGYSSSMSSN; the protein is encoded by the exons ATGAAAGAAACAAACTACGAAACGTTGAGAAAAATGCAAAAGATAACACATAAAAATCTCCATACCTTTTGCCGTACTTGTCTCGAGGAATTTGATGATAAATCGTCGATAATGGGTGAAAAATTTAACATTCAGGAGGACGAGTTACTCCAAGAATGCATGGCATTGTTGTGCTCTTCAATGCCGTTGCTAGATGACATTCAATTACCAAAATTCGTGTGTCATAAATGTTATGAAAAGCTGAAGGCTTTTCATGACTTTCGTTACCAAACTATGCATTCACTTTGCATTCTAAACAATTTAACTAAGGAGTTAAATAAAGCTACCGAAGATTATAGACTAGATAGTGGGCAAGGAAGTGAAATGAAACTTGCGGATGAGATTTGTGGTAGCAAAAATCGGGATGATGGAATTTACATTCAAGAAGCATCAGGTGACACAAATCCAACAAGAAGTCACGAAAAACTGCAAAATTGCATTGCAAATGCG GTTGCCAAAATCTTGCAAGATCCAATTGATTATGCACACAACCATACTAGTGAAACTCGTAGTGGAGAATTAGATGAGATAGAAATAAATATAAGCGATATGAAAATGCCAGCTGCTGACGCGGAAGCACTAACGattttaaaaactataaaaaatgagCCAAATCCACTACCACTCGAACAGTTGCTTAAAACGTCATCAGTACAAGATATTGGATATGATGCAGAATATGGAAAATCAAATGAAGATTACTCTAATTTATCATCTAGATTAGTAACCAAGACCAAAAGCAAAAAATCAGTTTGtatgaatataaaaaaatctacaaaaaatattCAAGGGAAAAAATCTACAAGTAGCCAGAGCAATGCCGTTATTGGTAGTGGGGCGAAATTTAAATGTGATCAATGCCCACGACTTTGTATGACTTGGGAAAATTACGAAGCACATTTGCGCACACATCAGGGTCTTAAGCCATTTGTATGCGAACAATGTGGTCGCAGCTTTAATAAAGCAGATCGTTGCCGTTTACATGTGCGTGAAATGCACGCACCTGTTGCACTGcaatatatttgtacatatgaAGGTTGCGACAAAGTATTTACACGTGAAGGTACTTACCAAAGGCATTATCAACTCAAACACAAATATGTCAAACGCGAACCTAGGAAATTTGTGTGTGAAGTGTGTGGCAGCACGTATACAAATGCAACGAAATTTAAGGAACATTgttataagcatgcacctgtcGAGGAATATCCATTCAAATGCAACGATTGTGGTAAACGCTATCGTGCAAATAAATCATTTAAAGAACACCAGTTACGCCATTCTggtgtaaaaaaatttatttgtccaTATTGTGGCATGAAAAAACCTACAAAATATGAGCTACGTTCGCATATTAATTCTCATACAAAAGAGAGACAATGGTCTTGTACGAATTGCTCTAGCGTATTTAGTAGTTCAGCAAATCTTGGTAGGCATTTACGTGTCGTACACAAAGGATTACGCGAGTTTGCTTGTAGTTATTGCGATGAAAGATTTGGCAAAAAAGAGACTTTGAGACATCACGAAATGCGTCATACTGGCGAAAAACCACACGGCTGTGAGATTTGTAGCAAACGTTTTATTCAAGCTGTATCATTGCGTACGCACATGAAAGTGCATAACAAATGTTCCAATGCACGTAGTCAAAGTAAATTACCATTAAATGAAAACTTTGAAACAATTGTAGAAAGAACAGTAAACTCCGAAGCAGATAGTACAGTAATTAATATGTC TTGGACTAAACTAATCAAAATGAATAAGCTTTCGCGTAATAATTTGCAAGAATTTTGTCGAACGTGTCTCAGCAGCCtacaaaaccaaaacaaaaatgaGTGGGAAGATGATGCCCCCAAACACTTAGGAAGTAATACGAATATCGGAAACTATACTAATTCTAAGCACAAAAGATATGATCTGAGTGTATTGCCTCAAGTTAAGAAACTATTTGTATTATTTACATCTTTGGATATACCTAAAGAAAAGGATGAAATATATCCGCGAAGTCTTTGTCAGTTGTGTTACGATAAAATTATTGACTTCCAGGAGTTTCGCAATTTAGCAATTAATTCAGCTGAAGTTCTATTCAAAATTGTAAATAATTTAAGCGATGATAATGTTCAGGATGTTAAAAATGCGAGAATATTCCAACAAACgccagatgattttgataaacAATTTAAGAAGCAAGCTCAGATAACTCAAAATGATTATCAAAGCAACGATGATGATGACAAATTG CTTTTACCCGAACTAGCACCTCTCGCGAAACAATCAATTAAAAGTGAACCTCTGGATTATAATAATGCTAGCGATCCCAGTTCTGAAGTAATACTTCCAAATGATGATTGTACAGCGGATGATTTTTCTAAACCATTTGtaaaaaacgaaatcgatttagaATATCTAGAAGATGATGATTCCTTATTTAACTCCATTAGCGACGATTCCGATGACCAGGAGCAAAGTTTGCCAATTAAAAATGAAGCCGATATGGAGGAGTCTAGACAACGAACATCCAATGGGTCAACACGAAAACGTGATCGTAATAAGAGAGTATTAAAATGTCCTCTTTGTGATAAACAAGCATATAAACAGGTGTACCTGGACGCACACATACGTGCAATACATGAAGGTCACGAAAAACCATTCCTGTGTGTCGAATGTCAAAAATCCTATACACGTTACGATCAACTATACACTCATATACAGTCCAAACATTGCGTAGAACAGAAATTTATATGTGGTTTAGTTGGATGTGATGCTTCTTTTGAGTCAATTAAAACTTTGGAAACTCATCGGCATGTAGTGCACACTG CTACATCTTTTGAATTCCAACAAATGTTAGAACTGCATCAAACACAACTTAGTATGGAAAAGAAAAATGAACAATGGACTTGCCAGCTTTGCCTGAAGAATTACAGTTCGAAACGTGCACTCTACGACCATCAACGACGTCATTCCGAAGTAAGAAATCACATTTGTAAAGTGTGTGGCGTTGGCAAAGTGACAAGTAGGGAATTGCAAATTCATATGCGTACACATACACCAAATCTAGAAAAGTTTAAATGTAGCCTTTGTCCACAAGAATTTAATCATAAAAATGCAATTTCTCGTCATGTGCGTGTAGTGCATGAGGGTCAGAGACGTTTTGCATGTAACTATTGTCCGAAACGTTTTGGTACACGCAATTCACAAGTATGTCACGAACGTTTACATACTGGTGAACGACCGTATAATTGTAAGATATGTCACAAAAGTTATCCACAAATAGAAGGACTAAAATCTCATATGAAAAGTCATGATAAGAATCTACGCAAACATGTTTGCTCGATTTGCACACAACGTTTCATCAccaagaaaaatttaattgatcATGAAAAGCGACATCAAGGCTATAAACCACATATTTGCAATGTCTGTAGTCGTGGGTTCTTTTCTGCTGTAGATCTGGAAGTGCATAAACGATCACATTCTGCTGAAGAGATTCGCGCTGAGATGACGCGTGTGAGTTATGAGGCATATCAAGAGCAGCACGCAAATGATAGCTATGAAGCGAAAGATGTAAAAGAAGAAAGATATAAATCCACCAATGGACGCGGAAGTGAACAATTTTTAGGCTATAGCAGTTCGATGAGTAGCAACTGA
- the LOC137251233 gene encoding zinc finger protein 391-like, with protein sequence MCYKMGEITPQNMHTFCRTCLKKPKEKFSIWECEIFEVLATSFTCEPIEKDDKFPKFVCSKCYKKLRSFSEFRAKSLNSHGILASIAAQLNCCGNQKGRDSNQESDKPLKNSATVSAVSVLPEFSVKGAKNDYETIFCGNIEPKEEHEINVINIAPSYFHENSPDSDDTDSVDRLEVDNKDANTQNEDDRLPNLSVSIHTPNSEDESNGAGLDEKPKKVLVKRTRKIKSEKLRHENATESNKQKQMIKNVGDGGPRYQCDQCPRRCVTKENYEAHLRTHQGLKPFLCKECGRSYNRADHWREHVREIHATAKQEFKCSIEGCDKVFSRESSYRAHYRIKHKPYINREPQHYVCEDCGNRYKNITTFKEHRYKHAPIEEYPFGCDECGKKFRSKRRLQEHQWRHTGIKNFVCPHCGMKKATKNELRTHINYHTKERQWPCTKCTSVFNSSANLGMHDRVVHKGIRRFACRYCDLSFGKPDTLKHHEMRHTGEKPHGCEICGKRFIQVVALRTHMKVHSKGSAHRTSKASVT encoded by the exons ATGTGCTACAAAATGGGTGAAATAACGCCgcaaaatatgcatacattttgcCGCACTTGCCTGAAAAAACCGAAGGAAAAATTTAGCATCTGGGAATGTGAGATTTTTGAAGTACTTGCAACATCTTTCACTTGCGAGCCAATTGAGAAGGACGACAAATTTCCTAAGTTTGTATGTAGTAAATGTTATAAGAAGCTTAGGTCGTTTTCTGAATTTCGTGCCAAATCGTTGAACTCGCATGGTATATTAGCTAGTATCGCCGCACAGCTAAATTGTTGCGGGAATCAAAAGGGAAGGGACAGTAATCAAGAAAGTGATAAACCGTTGAAAAATAGTGCAACG GTTTCGGCAGTCTCCGTTTTACCTGAATTCTCTGTCAAGGGGGCTAAAAACGATTATGAAACTATATTTTGCGGCAATATTGAACCTAAAGAGGAACACGAAATTAATGTTATTAATATAGCTCCATCTTATTTTCATGAAAACTCACCAGATTCCGACGATACAGATAGTGTAGATCGTTTAGAGGTCGACAACAAAGATGCAAACACACAAAATGAAGATGACAGACTGCCAAACTTGAGTGTTTCAATACATACGCCGAATTCGGAAGATGAAAGCAATGGTGCTGGCCTCGATGAAAAGCCAAAGAAGGTATTGGTAAAAAGAACTAGaaaaataaaaagtgaaaagTTACGGCATGAAAATGCGACGGAAtctaataaacaaaaacaaatgatcAAAAATGTTGGAGATGGTGGTCCTAGATATCAATGTGATCAATGTCCACGTCGCTGTGTTACCAAGGAAAATTATGAGGCTCACTTGCGCACACATCAGGGTCTTAAACCATTCCTGTGTAAGGAATGTGGACGCAGCTATAACAGAGCTGATCATTGGCGTGAACATGTACGTGAAATTCATGCTACTGCAAAGCAGGAATTCAAATGTTCGATCGAAGGATGTGACAAAGTATTCAGTCGTGAAAGTTCGTATAGAGCTCATTACAGAATAAAACATAAACCCTATATTAATCGCGAACCTCAACATTATGTATGTGAGGATTGTGGTAATAGATATAAGAATATAACAACGTTTAAAGAGCATCGTTACAAACATGCGCCCATAGAAGAGTATCCATTTGGTTGTGATGAATGTGGCAAGAAATTTCGTTCAAAACGTAGGCTACAAGAACATCAGTGGCGACATACTGGCattaaaaatttcgtttgtccacATTGTGGCatgaaaaaagcaacaaaaaacgaACTACGTACACATATAAATTATCATACAAAGGAGCGGCAATGGCCATGTACGAAATGTACAAGTGTTTTCAATAGTTCAGCGAATCTTGGTATGCATGATCGTGTCGTACATAAAGGAATACGCCGATTTGCTTGTAGGTATTGTGATCTAAGTTTTGGTAAACCAGATACACTGAAGCATCATGAAATGCGACATACTGGAGAAAAGCCGCATGGTTGTGAGATTTGTGGCAAACGATTTATTCAAGTTGTAGCACTGCGTACTCATATGAAAGTACATAGCAAAGGCTCCGCGCATCGTACAAGTAAAGCATCTGTAACGTGA
- the Paf-AHalpha gene encoding platelet-activating factor acetylhydrolase IB subunit beta homolog → MNPCAVPTQRPDDDGDERWICIHRRFISESREKDPDVIFLGDCVLETLQDTETWNQYFAPMHCLNFSIRGDRTENVLWRIENGELDNVKPKIVVLHVGTNNIENTAEQIADGIMEIVCRIRAKLPDTYIVLPTLLPRGQLPNKLRDKNAEVNRMVKERVIGLNQVQTVCIDKGLLQTDNTISHHDMFDYKNLTNSGAKKTFEPVHDLLSQILNENEPEKDLLTPSE, encoded by the exons ATGAATCCATGCGCTGTGCCCACCCAAAGACCGGACGATGATGGCGACGAACGCTGGATTTG CATTCACCGTCGCTTTATTTCCGAGAGCCGTGAAAAGGATCCGGACGTCATTTTTCTAGGGGATTGTGTATTAGAAACTTTGCAAGATACGGAAACGTGGAATCAATATTTTGCACCGATGCATTGCCTTAATTTTAGTATACGCGGCGATCGTACCGAAAATGTATTGTGGCGTATTGAAAATGGTGAATTGGATAATGTCAAGCCTAAG ATTGTAGTATTGCATGTAGGCACTAACAATATAGAAAATACTGCAGAGCAAATAGCCGATGGAATTATGGAAATAGTATGTAGAATACGAGCAAAGTTACCGGACACTTATATCGTATTACCA ACTCTACTGCCTCGTGGTCAACTACCAAATAAATTAAGAGATAAAAATGCTGAAGTCAATCGAATGGTCAAAGAAAGAGTAATTGGTTTAAATCAAGTGCAAACAGTTTGCATCGACAAAGGTCTGTTACAAACAGACAATACCATAAGTCATCATGATATGTTCGATTATAAGAACTTGACGAATAGTGGCGCGAAAAAAACGTTTGAACCAGTACATGATTTACTATCACAAATTTTGAATGAAAACGAACCAGAAAAAGATCTTCTAACACCATCGGAATAG